The DNA window AAATGCCTAAAGAGCTAAATTATGCCGTATATCTTAGCTATGAAGATCTGCAGCCTTGTTTGAAGCCTTGCTTTTTGCACTATTCCCTCCTTCCGAGGGGCACATTGTTTTTTGTTCATGACATTGTTGGCATGTGGATTAGTGAAGGATTTGTTCATGGAACTTTACGTGACCTAGAAGAAATAGGAAGGGAATACTATGATCAGTTAATACAGCGGAACCTTATTGAGCCAGATATGGGGTATGCTGATCAAACAGTTTGCAACATGCATGATGTTGTTCGGTCATTTGCTCATAGCGTGTTCAGAGATGAAGCACTCATAGCTCACAATAGTACAATTGGTATTGACAAACTTAAATCACAAAAGTTTTTTCGATTATCTCTGGAAAGCAAAGGATCAGAACAACATGATTTGGAGTGGTGTTCTCTCCAAACACAGACATCACTGAGAACACTAATTTTAGTTGGTAATATAAAGATTAAGCCAGGTGATTCATTTGTTTCTCTTTCAAGTCTTCGAACACTACATTTGGACAGTGTAAATATTGATGCAATAGCCGAATCTTTGTATCAGCTGAAACATTTGAGGTATTTGTCAATAGAAAACTGTAATACATCCAAGTTACCAGAAGACATAGGCAAGTTGAAATTCTTGCAGTACATTAGCCTTTCTGGTTGTCAGAGTTTGGCTAATCTTCCCAGTAGCATTGGAGTGCTACAAGACTTGAGGTTTCTCAGACTTGACCCGACAAATGTAAGTGTTATACCAAGGGAATTTAGTGGCCTAACTTCTTTGAGGAAATTATATGGATTTCCAGCCCACATGGACTGTGATCACTGTAGTTTGGAGcaaggttttcattatcggaaataaaaatttatcggacGTCATGGATAAACaggataagcaagatatatcggaaatatcggaccaaattcaaaaaaaattcaaattattttaaaaaaaattcgtagaatttgacttgaaactattcctaagctattaaacatcacttgttcaccgataaaaacaagaataaaacattatagtgtgggaccgtcgcacggctgaatttgggttgtctgtgtgggagcaggaaagaagggaaaaatttggcctatgtcaaattttatcggaccctgtggatagaaaggaaatttcggaaatttcggtgaatatcggccgataaaaaaaaccttggTTTGGAGAAACTAGGGCCTCTCTCCCAGCTAACTAATCTTCATATCAGTTTCTTGGAGAATGTAGCTTCTTCCTCATCTGCTATACAGGCCAAACTTGGTGGAAAGAAGCGCCTAAGGTATCTCTCACTGGGTTGCACCGGTAGACTTGGAGATGATGGCCTGTTGGTAAAAGAGGAAGAAGGGATCTCCGAGAAAGCCAAGAGACAAATCGAGGAGGTTTTTGATGAGCTCTGCCCTCCACTTGGCTTAGAAAACCTTAACATTGAAGGGTATTTTGGTGAGCGGCTCCCAGGTTGGATGATGCTGACAGCAGTTACGCCCCTTGGGAGCTTGAGGATTCTTACGATGGATGACTTGGCCGGCTGCACAGAGCTTCCTAGTGGCTTGAGTCAGCTCCCCTGCTTGGACCTTCTGCAGATTGTTCGTGCCCCAGCAATCAAGCGTGTTGGGCTTGAATGCCTACAACCAAGCAATCATGTAGGGGTTGCGTTTCCCAGATTACATGAGTTGACTTTTGATAGATTTGTCGAATGGGAGGAATGGGAGTGGGAGGAACAAGTCAAAGCGATGCCTATCTTGGAGAGGCTTAAACTCAGTTTGTGCAAATTGAGCCACATGCCTCCTGGCCTTGCCTTCCACGCAAAGGCTTTGAAGAAATTATACATATATGATGTCAAGAACCTAAGGTCTTTGGAGAACTTCACTTCTGTTGTCCACCTCGACGTGTTTAGGAACGCTGACCTGGAGAGGATCAGTAATCTACCGAAACTGCAGAAGCTCGTCATAGTCATGTGCCCAGAGATGAAGGTATTGGAGGGCATGCCTGCACTACAGAGACTCAATTTGGAGGATTATGACATGGAAACAGTCCCAAGGTATCTGCAGGATGTAAACCCAAGGCATTTGCTGATAGATTGTTCCTTATCCCTGCTCACTTCCATAGCAGCAGGGAAATCAGGTCCTGAGTGGGACAAGTTCAGCCACATCCAGCAAGTCAAAGCCTATGCAGATGATGAAGGGATATCAAGGAAAAGATATGTGACCTACAGAAGAGATCCTTTCCGCTTTGAGACAAATATCAGTGGCTCTGACATTGCCCAAGGTAAATTAACACAGCCTTCTTCCAAGATATTTAATTTTCTGGTGCTCTGTTTTCTTAGTTTCCTTCATTCAATTCAATTCGTCTTCTGCAGCTCGCAACCGCCGCAAGTGGCTTGCTTACTTCCAAACATGTCCCGTTGAGGACGAGTGGCCCACAGGACGACACACGTATGCAGAAAAACGTGTGCCCCTCTGCGTACGCTTCAGGTAAAAAATTAGTCTACACGATTGATTGCTTGCCTCTGTTTCAGTAATCGTGCATGCTTACGCCTCCCTGACACCTGATTAATCGATCGAACATGGCAAGTTGTTTACCA is part of the Miscanthus floridulus cultivar M001 chromosome 9, ASM1932011v1, whole genome shotgun sequence genome and encodes:
- the LOC136483553 gene encoding putative disease resistance protein RGA4 is translated as MAGVLDALASYIQNMLMQMAADEVHMLLGVSGEIDNMDIKLRDLKNIIADADRRNITDQSVQAWGIELRNAMYDATDILDLCQLKAMERGQRHDAGCFNPLLFCIRNPLHAHDIGSRIKNLNKKLDDIKARGASFNFMNLGTYEDRGRNVVSYPSGTPETSGGLDESGLVGEKIEEDTTNLVEMLTKKYPIDDEKSNKIIIFSIVGIGGIGKTTLAQKIFNSEVIKHEFTKKIWLSVNQDFNNTEMLRRVIMEAGGNHHACGNSKVALEQTLIEALKGHKTLLIMDDVWDYNIWEGVLRTPFVNAMLAQGSRVLVTTRHDIVARQMKAEEPYHRIDKLGLQDAWLLLKKQVITDVNDKPHVEILKDIGMRLVEKCDGLPLGVKVMGGLLRQKRIRRTDWQNVLDDSLWSVSQMPKELNYAVYLSYEDLQPCLKPCFLHYSLLPRGTLFFVHDIVGMWISEGFVHGTLRDLEEIGREYYDQLIQRNLIEPDMGYADQTVCNMHDVVRSFAHSVFRDEALIAHNSTIGIDKLKSQKFFRLSLESKGSEQHDLEWCSLQTQTSLRTLILVGNIKIKPGDSFVSLSSLRTLHLDSVNIDAIAESLYQLKHLRYLSIENCNTSKLPEDIGKLKFLQYISLSGCQSLANLPSSIGVLQDLRFLRLDPTNVSVIPREFSGLTSLRKLYGFPAHMDCDHCSLEQGPLSQLTNLHISFLENVASSSSAIQAKLGGKKRLRYLSLGCTGRLGDDGLLVKEEEGISEKAKRQIEEVFDELCPPLGLENLNIEGYFGERLPGWMMLTAVTPLGSLRILTMDDLAGCTELPSGLSQLPCLDLLQIVRAPAIKRVGLECLQPSNHVGVAFPRLHELTFDRFVEWEEWEWEEQVKAMPILERLKLSLCKLSHMPPGLAFHAKALKKLYIYDVKNLRSLENFTSVVHLDVFRNADLERISNLPKLQKLVIVMCPEMKVLEGMPALQRLNLEDYDMETVPRYLQDVNPRHLLIDCSLSLLTSIAAGKSGPEWDKFSHIQQVKAYADDEGISRKRYVTYRRDPFRFETNISGSDIAQARNRRKWLAYFQTCPVEDEWPTGRHTYAEKRVPLCVRFRCNAYRHLVRWFDVACVHCREANDIASPSDQWTEAAAYRACTQIILTRGIVG